Genomic segment of Mucilaginibacter sabulilitoris:
CCAACTATTATAAGTTCTTTATAACTGATACTATTACCGATGCCAAAAATCAAAAGCTGGTTGAATTGAGCTTTACTCCTCGAAATAGCAACGATGTGCTTTTTGAAGGTATGATATATATTACCCTTGATGGTAATTATGCTGTTCAAAAAGCAGTATTGAAAATCAATAAGCATATCAATATCAACTTTATACGCTCTATGGAGGTTGATCTCGATTTTGAGCAAAACCCTGATAACCGCTATCACCTGAGCCGCAGCAATACCATCGCCGAATTTGGAGCAACCAAAAAGGAGGGTAAAAGCGGTTTGCTTGGTATGCGTACTATAACCTTTAAAGATTATCTGGTTAACCACCCGCTTGCAGATACTGCCTACACCAAGCAATCGGAAGAATCATCGGATGAGGCCAAAAGCCGTCCTGCTGAGTTTTGGGAGCACAACCGTTTGGATACCTTGACTACTGCTGAAGCCAAAGTCTATAAAAATGTAGACAGTCTAAGAAGCATGCCTTCGTACAAACGCACGGTTGATATTGCTACTCTATTGCTTGCCGGTTACAAAGGCTTTGGAAAATTTGAAATTGGCCCTGCCAATACTTTTTACAGCTTTAACCCGGTGGAAGGTTTGAGGCTAAGAATTGGTGGCCGTACTACACCTGAACTAAGCAAGCGTTACTATTTTGAAACCTATGCTGCTTATGGCTTTAAGGACGAAAAATGGAAATATTTTTTAAGCGCGACTTACTCGCTTAACAAGAAATCTATCTACAAATTTCCTCAAAACTATATCAGGGCCAGCTACCAGAAAGACACTAAAATTCCGGGTGCAAGCCTGCAATTTGTTCAGGAAGATAACTTCTTGCTATCGTTTAAACGCGGGGTAAATGATAAATTCCTGTATAATGATTTTTACCGGTTAGATTATGTACATGAACTGGAAAGTCATTTCTCTTTTGGCGCAGGGTTCAAATACTGGAAACAATCGCCCGCGGGTTCATTGTATTTCAATAACATAGTTGACGGTTTACCGAATTCCATACATGCCTTAACCACTACTGAGCTTACTGCCAGCGTTCGCTGGGCGCCTCACGAGGAGTTTTATCAGGGCAAGATCTATCGTATCCCTATCCCTAATAAATATCCTGCACTTGAGCTGGATTATACTGGAGGGGTTAAAAATCTCTTTAATGGCGAGTATAATTACAGCAAACTTGATTTCAGGATAGACAAACGTTTATACCTGTCGCAGTTAGGTTATTCTGATCTTAATATTTCAGCAGGCAAAATATTTGGCCAGGTACCATTTCCTTTACTTACCATACACCGGGCAAACCAAACATACGCCTATGATCTGGACTCGTATAACCTTATGAACTTTTTGGAGTTTGCCAGTGATAAGTATGCAAGCTTCAGGATAGATCATCACTTTATGGGGTTCTTTTTTAACAAGATACCTTTGCTGAAAAAATTAAAATGGCGCGAAACCGCTTCGGCAAAAGTACTTTATGGTGGATTAAGCGATAAAAACAATCCCACGTTACACCCCTCATTGTACGAGTTACCGGTTGATGCTAATGGAGCGCCAATTACCTACGCACTGGGTAAAACTCCTTATGTTGAAGGTAGTGTTGGTAT
This window contains:
- a CDS encoding DUF5686 and carboxypeptidase-like regulatory domain-containing protein gives rise to the protein MNFKNFYKSLFLLIFFFSASSLFAQTTVVTGTVTDAGNKQALPYVVVSFTGTTVGVATDNNGKYRLVTSQPYKQIKISFLGYKDAFLAVEPGKEQVINVRLFPVSKQLNEVVIKSGKKPKYRNKDNPAVELIRKVIENKEKNRPEAYNYVQYREYDKMMFGFINVSAQFSDRKFFRKYKFIIDNRDSTILPGKSILPVYLDEKLSQNYYRKNPETRREIVLGQRGVNFGPAVDNEGVKQYFKHLYNNVDIYDNDIFLITSQFLSPISNNSPNYYKFFITDTITDAKNQKLVELSFTPRNSNDVLFEGMIYITLDGNYAVQKAVLKINKHININFIRSMEVDLDFEQNPDNRYHLSRSNTIAEFGATKKEGKSGLLGMRTITFKDYLVNHPLADTAYTKQSEESSDEAKSRPAEFWEHNRLDTLTTAEAKVYKNVDSLRSMPSYKRTVDIATLLLAGYKGFGKFEIGPANTFYSFNPVEGLRLRIGGRTTPELSKRYYFETYAAYGFKDEKWKYFLSATYSLNKKSIYKFPQNYIRASYQKDTKIPGASLQFVQEDNFLLSFKRGVNDKFLYNDFYRLDYVHELESHFSFGAGFKYWKQSPAGSLYFNNIVDGLPNSIHALTTTELTASVRWAPHEEFYQGKIYRIPIPNKYPALELDYTGGVKNLFNGEYNYSKLDFRIDKRLYLSQLGYSDLNISAGKIFGQVPFPLLTIHRANQTYAYDLDSYNLMNFLEFASDKYASFRIDHHFMGFFFNKIPLLKKLKWRETASAKVLYGGLSDKNNPTLHPSLYELPVDANGAPITYALGKTPYVEGSVGIENIFKFIRIDYVRRFNYLDHPNVPSSGIRVRVKFDF